From Halotia branconii CENA392, the proteins below share one genomic window:
- a CDS encoding aminotransferase class V-fold PLP-dependent enzyme → MIKTNLHHHREQFPALANKTYFNYGGQGPMPQQAMDAVTQAEAHIQHLGPFGNEAYAWLTQQKQAIKEAIASEFHVSSSTITLTEDVTVGCNIAMWGIDWRAGDHILLSDCEHPGVIATAQEIGRRYAVEVTTCPLMATLNEGDPAKVVAQHLRPNTRLVILSHVFWNTGQVLPLDKIVEVCRRNNSLVLVDAAQSAGLLPLNLSELQADFYAFTGHKWLCGPAGIGGLYVRSEARESLQPTFIGLRGIVVDNRSQPVSWQPDGRRYEVSTSAYSLYVGFKEAIAVHRQWGTSQERYEQICSKSEYLWRKLAALPNVKCLRTSPPESGLVSFQLTESQPQASFNLVQFLESQKIFTRTIADPDCIRATVHYLTLESEIDQLIEEIQKFSRTYASQNRHCDRNEV, encoded by the coding sequence ATGATCAAAACTAATTTGCATCACCATCGAGAGCAATTTCCAGCTTTAGCAAATAAGACATATTTTAACTATGGTGGGCAAGGGCCAATGCCTCAGCAAGCAATGGATGCAGTTACTCAAGCTGAAGCTCACATTCAACACCTCGGCCCTTTTGGAAATGAAGCTTATGCGTGGCTGACTCAACAAAAGCAAGCGATCAAAGAAGCGATCGCCTCGGAATTTCATGTATCATCATCAACAATTACTTTAACCGAAGATGTCACTGTCGGCTGCAATATTGCCATGTGGGGTATTGATTGGCGAGCTGGCGACCACATACTGCTTTCTGACTGCGAACACCCAGGGGTAATTGCGACGGCGCAGGAAATTGGCCGCAGATACGCAGTAGAAGTGACTACTTGCCCTTTAATGGCAACTTTAAATGAAGGCGACCCCGCGAAAGTTGTTGCCCAACACTTGCGCCCTAATACTCGTTTGGTAATTTTAAGTCATGTCTTCTGGAATACGGGTCAAGTTTTACCTCTTGACAAAATAGTGGAAGTGTGTCGAAGGAATAATTCTTTAGTTTTAGTAGATGCTGCTCAATCTGCTGGTTTATTACCCTTAAACTTGAGTGAATTGCAAGCAGATTTTTATGCTTTCACTGGTCATAAGTGGTTATGTGGTCCCGCTGGTATTGGTGGTTTGTATGTGCGGTCAGAAGCCAGAGAAAGTCTGCAACCGACATTTATTGGTTTGCGTGGCATTGTTGTAGATAATCGATCGCAGCCTGTGTCTTGGCAACCGGATGGACGAAGATATGAAGTATCAACATCAGCTTACTCTTTATATGTAGGATTTAAAGAGGCGATCGCTGTTCATCGACAATGGGGAACTTCACAAGAACGTTACGAGCAAATTTGCTCTAAAAGTGAGTATTTGTGGCGGAAGTTGGCAGCGCTACCTAATGTTAAATGTCTCCGAACTTCACCACCTGAAAGCGGTTTAGTTTCTTTTCAACTCACTGAGTCACAACCTCAAGCGAGTTTCAATTTAGTGCAGTTTTTAGAGTCACAAAAAATATTCACTCGCACAATTGCCGATCCTGATTGTATTCGCGCCACAGTCCATTACTTGACTTTGGAATCAGAAATCGACCAATTAATTGAGGAAATACAAAAGTTTAGCAGGACTTACGCAAGCCAAAATCGTCATTGCGACCGAAACGAAGTGTAG
- a CDS encoding PadR family transcriptional regulator, producing MSLAHIILGLLQQEQMTGYDLKINCFDQCIAHLWPADQAQIYRTLDKLEAQSWITCTVEIQSDRPNRKVYSTTDAGKAELVRWLQCPQPLPTVREPLLMQLFFAAQLPNEAIINLLKQQLVVHGEKMVNCQAIKVLPLNQASINREQVMHQLVLDLIMQREQTYIDWLKTAIEVISTN from the coding sequence ATGTCTTTAGCGCACATCATTCTAGGTCTCCTTCAGCAAGAACAAATGACAGGTTACGACCTGAAAATAAACTGCTTTGATCAATGTATTGCTCACTTGTGGCCGGCAGACCAAGCGCAAATCTACAGAACCCTTGATAAGCTTGAAGCACAGAGCTGGATTACTTGTACTGTTGAAATTCAGAGCGATCGCCCCAACCGAAAGGTGTATAGTACAACTGATGCTGGAAAAGCTGAATTAGTTCGCTGGCTGCAATGTCCTCAACCATTACCGACGGTACGAGAACCGTTGCTGATGCAATTATTTTTTGCAGCTCAACTACCTAATGAAGCAATCATCAACTTACTAAAACAACAGCTAGTAGTTCACGGTGAAAAGATGGTCAATTGTCAAGCAATCAAAGTGCTGCCTCTCAACCAAGCATCTATAAATCGTGAGCAAGTTATGCATCAACTGGTGCTGGACTTAATTATGCAGCGAGAGCAAACTTACATTGATTGGTTGAAGACGGCTATTGAAGTCATTAGTACTAATTAA